In the genome of Neovison vison isolate M4711 chromosome 3, ASM_NN_V1, whole genome shotgun sequence, one region contains:
- the TFPI gene encoding tissue factor pathway inhibitor isoform X1 has translation MIYTMKKEQIFWVSVYLLLDCASAPLSAVLETEDYTDITDVELPPLKLLHSFCALKPDNGPCRAMIKQFFFNIHTQQCEEFMYGGCEGNQNRFATLEDCQEKCIEVYPKTRTQIKLDKDKPDYCFLDEDSGLCRGYITRYFYNNETKKCEEFKYGGCLGNQNNFMTLEQCKSTCEDLAQDLQLEESVHNTVISDSTDNTLPIDSGGSMTPLDLTNNVTPVDSVNNDSVAPQPTEAPSFLEFHGPSWCLTPADRGLCHANESRFYYNSVIGKCRPFMYSGCGGNENNFTSKKACFRACKKGFIQRISKGGLIKTKRKRKKQRVKIVYEKIFVKKT, from the exons ATGATTTATacaatgaagaaagaacagattttttgGGTGTCTGTGTATCTACTGCTTGATTGTGCCTCTGCTCCTCTTAGTGCTGTCCTTGAAACTGAAGATTATACAGATATTACAG ATGTCGAGTTGCCGCCACTGAAACTTCTACATTCATTTTGTGCTTTGAAACCAGATAACGGCCCATGCAGAGCCATGattaagcaattttttttcaaCATCCACACTCAGCAGTGTGAGGAGTTTATGTATGGGGGATGTGAAGGAAATCAGAATCGATTTGCAACTCTGGAGGATTGCCAAGAAAAATGTATAGAAG TTTATCCAAAGACTAGGACACAGATAAAATTAGACAAAG ATAAGCCAGATTACTGCTTTTTGGATGAAGATAGTGGACTCTGTCGAGGTTATATAACTAGGTATTTTTATAACAATGAGACAAAGAAATGTGAAGAATTCAAGTATGGCGGTTGCCTGGGCAATCAGAACAACTTCATGACCCTAGAACAATGCAAGAGCACCTGTGAGGACTTAG CGCAAGATCTTCAGTTGGAAGAATCCGTGCATAATACAGTCATATCTGACTCTACGGATAACACACTGCCCATTGATTCTGGGGGCAGCATGACGCCGCTCGATTTGACGAATAACGTAACCCCCGTTGATTCTGTCAATAATGACTCCGTCGCTCCCCAGCCTACCGAGGCTCCCAGCTTTTTGG AATTTCACGGTCCTTCCTGGTGTCTGACTCCAGCAGACAGAGGATTGTGTCACGCCAATGAGAGCCGATTCTACTACAATTCCGTCATTGGGAAATGCCGCCCCTTTATGTACAGTGGGTGTGGAGggaatgaaaataatttcacttcTAAAAAAGCATGTTTTAGGGCTTGTAAGAAAG GTTTCATCCAAAGAATATCAAAAGGAGGATtaattaaaaccaaaagaaaaagaaagaagcagagagtgAAAATAGTGTAtgaaaaaatttttgttaaaaaaacgTAA
- the TFPI gene encoding tissue factor pathway inhibitor isoform X2 encodes MIYTMKKEQIFWVSVYLLLDCASAPLSAVLETEDYTDITDVELPPLKLLHSFCALKPDNGPCRAMIKQFFFNIHTQQCEEFMYGGCEGNQNRFATLEDCQEKCIEVYPKTRTQIKLDKDKPDYCFLDEDSGLCRGYITRYFYNNETKKCEEFKYGGCLGNQNNFMTLEQCKSTCEDLAQDLQLEESVHNTVISDSTDNTLPIDSGGSMTPLDLTNNVTPVDSVNNDSVAPQPTEAPSFLDIIVWILNRISRSFLVSDSSRQRIVSRQ; translated from the exons ATGATTTATacaatgaagaaagaacagattttttgGGTGTCTGTGTATCTACTGCTTGATTGTGCCTCTGCTCCTCTTAGTGCTGTCCTTGAAACTGAAGATTATACAGATATTACAG ATGTCGAGTTGCCGCCACTGAAACTTCTACATTCATTTTGTGCTTTGAAACCAGATAACGGCCCATGCAGAGCCATGattaagcaattttttttcaaCATCCACACTCAGCAGTGTGAGGAGTTTATGTATGGGGGATGTGAAGGAAATCAGAATCGATTTGCAACTCTGGAGGATTGCCAAGAAAAATGTATAGAAG TTTATCCAAAGACTAGGACACAGATAAAATTAGACAAAG ATAAGCCAGATTACTGCTTTTTGGATGAAGATAGTGGACTCTGTCGAGGTTATATAACTAGGTATTTTTATAACAATGAGACAAAGAAATGTGAAGAATTCAAGTATGGCGGTTGCCTGGGCAATCAGAACAACTTCATGACCCTAGAACAATGCAAGAGCACCTGTGAGGACTTAG CGCAAGATCTTCAGTTGGAAGAATCCGTGCATAATACAGTCATATCTGACTCTACGGATAACACACTGCCCATTGATTCTGGGGGCAGCATGACGCCGCTCGATTTGACGAATAACGTAACCCCCGTTGATTCTGTCAATAATGACTCCGTCGCTCCCCAGCCTACCGAGGCTCCCAGCTTTTTGG aTATCATTGTCTGGATTTTGAATAG AATTTCACGGTCCTTCCTGGTGTCTGACTCCAGCAGACAGAGGATTGTGTCACGCCAATGA
- the TFPI gene encoding tissue factor pathway inhibitor isoform X3: MIYTMKKEQIFWVSVYLLLDCASAPLSAVLETEDYTDITDVELPPLKLLHSFCALKPDNGPCRAMIKQFFFNIHTQQCEEFMYGGCEGNQNRFATLEDCQEKCIEVYPKTRTQIKLDKDKPDYCFLDEDSGLCRGYITRYFYNNETKKCEEFKYGGCLGNQNNFMTLEQCKSTCEDLAQDLQLEESVHNTVISDSTDNTLPIDSGGSMTPLDLTNNVTPVDSVNNDSVAPQPTEAPSFLALCLSVTFCFIRLSAPC; the protein is encoded by the exons ATGATTTATacaatgaagaaagaacagattttttgGGTGTCTGTGTATCTACTGCTTGATTGTGCCTCTGCTCCTCTTAGTGCTGTCCTTGAAACTGAAGATTATACAGATATTACAG ATGTCGAGTTGCCGCCACTGAAACTTCTACATTCATTTTGTGCTTTGAAACCAGATAACGGCCCATGCAGAGCCATGattaagcaattttttttcaaCATCCACACTCAGCAGTGTGAGGAGTTTATGTATGGGGGATGTGAAGGAAATCAGAATCGATTTGCAACTCTGGAGGATTGCCAAGAAAAATGTATAGAAG TTTATCCAAAGACTAGGACACAGATAAAATTAGACAAAG ATAAGCCAGATTACTGCTTTTTGGATGAAGATAGTGGACTCTGTCGAGGTTATATAACTAGGTATTTTTATAACAATGAGACAAAGAAATGTGAAGAATTCAAGTATGGCGGTTGCCTGGGCAATCAGAACAACTTCATGACCCTAGAACAATGCAAGAGCACCTGTGAGGACTTAG CGCAAGATCTTCAGTTGGAAGAATCCGTGCATAATACAGTCATATCTGACTCTACGGATAACACACTGCCCATTGATTCTGGGGGCAGCATGACGCCGCTCGATTTGACGAATAACGTAACCCCCGTTGATTCTGTCAATAATGACTCCGTCGCTCCCCAGCCTACCGAGGCTCCCAGCTTTTTGG CCCTGTGTCTTTCAGTGACATTTTGTTTTATCCGGCTAAGTGCGCCCTGTTGA